The genome window CTGGGTCCTGAAGCAGAGTAGAGGCCGAAGCTTGCAGGGAAGGAGATACAGGCACAGTGGAGGACGAGGAGGAGCTTGATGTGCTGGAGGGGTTTAGGGACACAGGCTGGGCATAACAAGAGTTCGATAGGGGCTTTTCCGCTAGAGTAGATTCTGATGGAAACAAAGGGATCAAAAACATTGAGTTAAAAATCATGAAGGGGAACATCAATCCATGACTCGCCTTAAACTCATCTAATTTCACCTGATGTTACCCAAAAGCATGTGGTTTCGAAGGTTCTTACTTGCACTACTGAGGGCACTTGTGGCACTGGCCTGCATCGCCTCATGTCTGTAATCTCTGTCTTTGGGAAAGCTGTTGACCACTGTCTTTCCACTTTCTCTCTGCTTCTGCTCTCTGTTCAAACAGGATGTTGGGATCAGTTGTTGGTTGCAGTGTCAGCACGTTTACAAGACAACGTTATTAACTGTAAATTACAGCTTTTTTATATAGTTTGGCTGTTTGTTTACGACAATGGCGTTTTGCGATCCCGCAAACTTTTAAAGACAGCTTTCAAAGTGCAAGTTTAGGATAACGACACCTTGTCATGTCCGTGTAAACTATGTAAATGCGAATCTGTGATAACGGTGATGCTGTTgccattttatataaatataactataCTTAAGTAAATAAAACTTACACTACAGTACTGCTGTACAGTAGCCTTCATTTAGAATGTAACGTGCAACATCACTTTATGCTGTGTACATatgggtgtttgtagtctcaccccctcaacaaagatattggacttcctgctttcaatgatgcaaaatgatgatttttacatcattgaaagaaggaagtggaacactgaaatctgtatttctcctgtctcagcagcaactgaggaaatgatgcatgaccattcaaaaacatgactggggttctaactatacaaagcttaatgcaaatgggtgaagtgtccatTTAAGTACTCGAACGTGGCATCGACGATCAATTACGAAAACAATGATcgtgtgggtttatttatttttcaattttttgtgGTTATGGCGGCATTTGGATATTTGGTTAGCTTACAGcgcctgtggtagtaaagactgggtgcaTGTTTGACGTTGACGTAAGCCGCATAACGACGACCGGCGTATAACTTTTCCAtgcatgattcaaaaacaaacagataagcCCGCTTCCAAAGCGCACTTCGGCCGCGGCAAACCCGCCAGTCGACGCAACGCTGTGAAGCCAAACACACCTCACATCACTGAGGCACTATGGTTTAAAAGGATGCATTAATTTTCAAATTCACGTCAGCCGGGTGAAAAATGTACAGCGTCGTCACAAGTTCCCTtatatcatctcatatttaaacatcaaatgtcaagagcgaccagagagacatacaaacataacatcttgactgagaacaggTGAGGGGAAGACACAGctaatcgctaaaatgatagcaaaagacATCCACAACAGGAGTTAAACTTTCTCTCCAGTACATTACTTAGTTTAATGGTGCGTCTCATTTCTCCGTCTTACCCCTTCACCTCGGTTTTGCTCGTTCATGTGAGGCGAAGTGGtgtctcaattctcagtttgatcaagggctagggccaaggcatagggatacatagcccttgaaacgaagtgtgataaggaccacacttgaaagagaggggtaaacgtTACCTCCGGAGAGCCGGCATCAAGACGTTTTATTGATGAACGTCAaactgtcaaggagtcgcacaaatgaaaataacgttattttctgcagtttaattgagattatattatgacactcatgttttatgatacttttaataaaatcttcaagcggttttaattgtaatgtttttgttttgaatcgctagttaaggcgctagctagcagctaagttatgcgctatttgttgagctccgctcaggcaatcgataccacaacctgaggcaacggcatcttctttgtttgtcaacgcttgtctgtttaTGTAGCAGCCAGTAAGCGGCAAGGGAAGGTCGACGCAAACGGTAATCAAGTGGTGTTTCATTTTTTAGACAaacgatctgtcttacccctttcccctttactcggtttcgaggggcaaggggaagacgaagacaaaggggaaggggtaagacagagaaatgagattggccctaAGTCTTGCATTTCTTGCAGATAGATGCAcgttgtataatacatttatgttataAGGATTATTATTATGTAGAGTGGGTTATATAGAAAGCACTTCAGAATATGTTTATTAACCCCTTAGTTTCACTTTATCACACAGCTATTACTGTTAGAGGTttctgtttaaatatttaattcattaataatctagcatgtgttcattgttctgtcatagtttctttttattaactttaaattaagttgagtttttttaataaaaatattttttcaccatGACGCATACGTcagttaatcgagtactcgtttTTCAGACTTATGGATCaatcaaaatgaaaaaatgacatacaTGCATCTCTAGCACACATAATACAGCATATTTAGTCATCTTCACGGATTCTTGTAAATTTTTTGACAGCATCTTCATGGGtacaataaattttttttaaatcgcaAAGGAattggtttttattttttactacatcattgtcatgtaaacatagcctcagTGACAGTAAGCAAGTATTCAAATTAACTCACTTCTCCAGCCATTCCTTAGGTTTCTCCCACTGAGAGACCTCTGTCCTACAGTTATAGTAGTACTTCTTCCCAGAGGAACTGATATGCTCCGACCAATCATCTGCTGGTTCACGCGGCTGCAACAGAGATGAAACATGCAAGTTAACAGAGAAAGAGCATGGTTGACAGAACAGACTGAAATGATTAGAGAGGTTGACTAGCGAGCTCTTCTGTTTTGgtaagcagtttttatttttgtaagttaaaaaaacatttatttattaaaaaatactattaatattttgttattaaCAAAATGACAAACAATGAAACAACATTTTACAAAGACTTTATATCGTTTGTTGCAAGGAATGTTAGTATGCAGAATATTTTTATGAGCACAGTTACTTACTTGTGCAACAATGTTTATCAATTTATTTGTTGCTAGTAACCATAGATTGGTTTTGCTTGGCATCCATGCAACAATGGGCCTTTTTACACCcggtcacttcatgtgttttttcTGACCGGGTAGCTATCTGATTTGCTAAAAGTGTTCCACTTACATTCTGCCACATAAATGCATCTTGGCTAAACAGATATTAATCTGATCTTCTATTTCTGCAAAGGCAGCACTTATGTTTGGCAGGGGACGAGCAGTACAGAGCAGCAGTATTGAAAGGACCATTGAAAGGACCATTAACAACAGGGCAAATGCTTTCTcaaagttgtatttttttgtttaatatagCTGAGTTTGTCATTGGACTCAGGCACATGCACAGATAGAGCTCAACCTGTGCATAACACCTGCCATTTTTGTCCTTACACTCCGAAGTGCTCTTTTTTAAAGgtgttttatttgatttatttttaataaatcaatgCTATTGGTAACCCTttacgtctgtctgtctgttttacaaatatatttatcaaataaaaggTATAAAAAACTTGTGACAAAATCTATTTGGATCCGCTCAATCTGTCAGTCAAACCTCTTAACTCCGCCCCCTGAGTGCAGCGGGCTGAAGTTCCACAGCAGAGCAGCTGAACATCTTGCAAAGGTAAATAAATATCTTGTTGTTTGAGTACAATGCTGTCTTATTACGAAACACGTTATATTATGTCTATAACAGCGCATGTTTTATAAATTTGAGCAGGGCCAGATTATCCATAGACGAGATTGGGCGAGTGGGCAATCAAGGTGGCACCAAGGGCTCCAAACTGCGACCAAATGGAGTTTTTGACACAGCGCAAGCAGTTTTTTTTGCAGGGCACCCGTGACAACAATACAGAATATGTAGGATCAAGTTTTTACTGCTTATTTGCATGACATGTCTCAATCGTTTAAACGCAGCCTGGGTAAAGTCAACACATCTCACTCAGAACCGCGAGAAGATGTGCCCACATGGGTTTAaaattagacattgcagagatgagagatagagagaacttctagcctacattaacaccaaaaacattacaaaaaaagttatttaaacaatCCACTAACtagttgattttaaaaatatgcaatttagCATACATCCACTTTTAAAAGAAAACTGACCTACCATGTCTGAAGTTCTGTTTGGATTATGGTGAGAACTGGATACGTGATGAGAGTTTTCCTGTGGAGAAGAGCTGACCCCTGGAGAAATATGAATACGGTTAGCATGAGCAACAACTGATCAAGCTTTTAAGACCACAGCTTTTTTTTGcagaataaattatctgtaatACAAGTCCTCTGCATGTCTGATTAACACACTGGACTCTTATTTTATAAGCACGAGTTAGCAGGCCACTGGCTGTGGAAACATAGCCTCAATGAGCTGCAGTTTCCACTGGAtctctaattatatgaccagcaagACGCTATTCAACCTCTTAGGCcttgtgtttttgtatttttctcagatgcaaaacaccacattttaagGCCCCATTACCACAGACACTGCTTGTAAAATATATAGGAACAACCATGTCAAAAATATGGTAGAAAATATTAGCAACCCCATGTTACTTATTGGTTTTGTCTGAGAAACTAGAGGGACACTGACTACTTGATTAACAGATAAACAGTACGGTGCACCTGCTGCAGCCTCATGACTGTGGCAACAGCAGGAAGTAGAATAATGTAAAAGGAGCACAAGTTGTTTTAGAGTATCCTGTGTTTACATAACGTTGCCATCTCGTTTGGTTCATGAACATATTTTATCCAAATTGTCGCATGGATTTTAAAACCAACCTTATTTTATAATCATGGTATATTTGACTTTCTCCATTTTCAGGAACAAAAATAGTACTTaaggtatttttttatttaacagcTTCAGTTTGACAGAAGCAAATTGTTTAATGAAGCAGCAAACAATGCAGCAAATACAGATCCAAGCATTTGTGATGCCACATGAGTGCAGCAGTCTGCGCATGCGTAAACAGACACGCTAACAGGCTTCATTCGCCTCAGTGCTAGTCTGAGACAAGTTCAATAGAGCTCACCAGAGATGCATGTTTATCAAAATAATAGTAAttaaagcaggggtctccaatcttgtgagcaagggctaccacaatgaataaaatctggagggctactttttgatgtaatctactcaaaacatttttgttttacttcatcgtttaaaatgtttatatacataaaataagtcaagctaatataaaaatatgtaattaataaatattaaaattgaggttATTAATAGAATCTGCTTTGACGGGCAACTCACAGCTTCTGTGCGGGCAACCTGatgcaccatgttggagaccactaaATTAAAGCAACAGATTGTTTTGTAAAAACATTATGTAATATCATTAGCATGTCTGTTTCTAAGTATTAATGATGAATACTAGTAATGATAGATAGTAGTAATGATTTGTAATTGAAACAGTTTTGAGTATTGGATCTTTGTCATCTAtgatatttattgttttaagcaACAAAATGCCATTGTTGAATGCCATATGAATGACTTTTGACATAGAAAACCAAaccttttaaacaacaaatgtTGGCCTATCCTTATATGCAAAAAATGTGTGTAACTTTCCAGTATGGCATATTTTACTGCAACATAACTTTGAAAAAATGCAGTACgaaaaaaaacccaaaaatCTAATCATGTTAAGCCAATCATAGTGTCAAAATACGAGTTGTCAACATTAGCCACAAAATAATAAGAATGACCACAATTTTTCCTGCTTGAAAATGTCACAACAAGCCACTTTCTAGCATACATATGAACTTATGATGTTTTGTCAATAATACAGGTTCAAGTATGCTATTGGGATTTTGAATCTGATGAATTAAGGACtacataatattattatttattacgtAAACCTTGAGCAATTGGGCATCTCCAACCTCCTCTTGCTCATATTCTTaccgctctctctctcacgtgGCCGATGAACATGGAGTGCTTTTGTTTGGCTGTGTCCTGTCCCCTCACTTTGCTTGTGGTCTGGACTGTCTGACCGCCGCAGCATTTTAGTTGGTGGTGTGGAGTCTGACGAGTCTCGCATCTTTTCATGGCGATGATCATTTGCTGAATGACCCTTTGATTGATACTTGACAGGCTGTAAAATACAATGCAAGTTAGGAAATCCAGATGTAAGAGCCACTAATCTTAAATATTTCCAATAAGCAGGTTTAAAAAGCTGCAAATAAAGGTAAACCTGGTGGTTTTGATGAGAATTGAAAGAGGATGTTGACAAACTAAACCATAACTAGTCAGGGAACCTGATGCCCCCCTTCTGTCAATGCACACTGCAATTTGACTCGATGTCTGATAGTAATGCATATGAGATTATAATGTATGCAATATTGAAATGTAATTAGGCTAGCTAACTACAAAGTAAGCTTGCAAATACGAAGTAAGCTTGCAAACCAagtatatataatgtaaataaacgTTAAGCCTGTAAATACACTCTAAACCAGTTAAATTTGAGAGTAATTTAACTACATCCTGAGAGTTAAGTGCAATAGCAAAAATCGTGAATTGAAATGTGTATCATTATTTGCAGTTAGCTAGCAGGAACTAGGCCTGTGAGCACCAGTGTTATGCTACAGCCGGCTAATCCCTTTTTGACACAATTTCGGCTTCTCACCCAAATACGTAACTACTTTTAACGATTCAATACTTCACTTGGTACCTGGTAGGCTTGAGGATCTCTTCGATCATTACACCTGTAAAAGACAGAAAAGTTAATAAAGTCAGATACGCGCTTCTGGCTAGCCAGCTACAATGCTAACTTAGGATCTACAACTCAACGCAAACAACTTGCTACCAAACTAAGAGTACCCTATGCAGTTCATCAAAAAATCATTTGATATGCAGTTCGTTAAGGCTTTGAATGTGTGCGAGCTGGAGGTAAATGAGTGTTTACCCATCATTAAGTCTGGATGGATTCGTTGCATGCATTACCATTAATGCTGCAGGGATGTGGAAAAGTGTTACTGCTCGAGCAGTTCAGTTGAACTACCGTAATGTTACAGATAACTGTCACCTAATACACAGATATATCTGTAAAAGTAGCTCTGCTGCAATGCTGCTTCGCTATTCGGGAAAAATCTGACGGTCCATCGTTTCGTTTTGCTCGCGACTGCGCCCCACAAGTGCACGAGCAGAGTGCTCGCGACAAATACGTGCACGAGCAAAGCGTCAGAGAACGACAGGCAAGTGCACGCGACTGGATGTGTTCCCGATGTTTTTAGTCAAATTTGGTATTAAACATGTGAAGGTGGATACAAAGTTGGACAATGATttcataatataatttattttaatcattattataCAGTTAATAATGTTAGTAACCGACCGCTAATTATTTATGGGGGGAAAATATTGGCGGTTTTTATGCTATCAATTGACGCAAATGTTTACAAATGAACTGATGTGgagtttttattgtatatttttatattagtttCGTTTGATTAGTTAAGAATTGAGGCCAACACATAAAAAATTTTTTGACAGCTTTTGatcaaaatgtcatttttacgTGTTTTAAAACAGTCTATggttttttaatgtgttttccCGGCTGCAGTTTGTGTGTGTTATATGCACAAATGAGGTCACATGCCGAGCTTATATCGATGTTTCTGGTCGTCTGTTTTATTTGGGTCAGTATTGATCATTCTCAGAGACCATGTTGGCCGTATAAGCCTGTGAGTGATCCATTATACACTTCATTTTGAGTTTGGGAAACTCAGAAAACTGAGgaacatttttaaaaggattGGAGCCATATTTTTCAGGCCAGGTAAGTATggaataatgtttttattacagacTTTTGGGAAATTCTTGTGACTAGGCT of Misgurnus anguillicaudatus chromosome 2, ASM2758022v2, whole genome shotgun sequence contains these proteins:
- the wacb gene encoding WW domain containing adaptor with coiled-coil b isoform X2; translated protein: MVMHATNPSRLNDGCNDRRDPQAYQPVKYQSKGHSANDHRHEKMRDSSDSTPPTKMLRRSDSPDHKQSEGTGHSQTKALHVHRPRERESGVSSSPQENSHHVSSSHHNPNRTSDMPREPADDWSEHISSSGKKYYYNCRTEVSQWEKPKEWLEKEQKQRESGKTVVNSFPKDRDYRHEAMQASATSALSSAKSTLAEKPLSNSCYAQPVSLNPSSTSSSSSSSTVPVSPSLQASASTLLQDPALLRQLLPALQATLQMNPGNVDMSKINEAQQSGQSPMSLASDASSPRSYVSPRVSTPQTNAVSKPLHSSASLSSQPKVSAANQRPGSTSQQSSNSVKPLEFSDPRLHRQISQEGLSGSNGSAAISIPASGPTSRTQSTFTPSLALHFDENLIRHVQGWPSEHVEKQVSRLREDIHNMGTLYMSEICTEMKNLRSLVRVCEIQATLREQRILFLRQQIKELDKLKNQNSFMV